In a genomic window of Dyadobacter fermentans DSM 18053:
- a CDS encoding RICIN domain-containing protein: MAFKPLGKQHYYLIAKHSGKALGFSSDTLGNGLRQMALDPNNNLQKFRFDPGNNFHWLVMPHYGRYVAVHDSSQADGVPVILWQWAPTQENIRFRLEPAGGGYYRIKAVHSEKFFDVYLAKTTDDAGVVQHSLMASENQLFKPVPVIDQAVGANATSYAEVNELIRTGALGLIGLIPDGGGALKFLVGLFWTEHNKLADLWDQMKSYVDVRVRELLKEAQLKQLREMLAGQLKVLNEIKNSPGLKGTKLEDVILKIVEKEPHFLEQSKEVLPYMVGLGTIMITLRHMMVANYKDLFGKDPDQETLDSNKAKLRSSIKEYSDAVNKSKVELLEWRMSHIKDRNDDQQAGVGWTSTVRDTYDGWSMEWHIYENGNGDEDYKVRAQTLCNSAETRLGLNMNVN, encoded by the coding sequence ATGGCATTTAAACCGCTGGGAAAACAGCATTACTACCTCATCGCCAAACATAGCGGCAAAGCCCTTGGATTCTCCTCCGACACCCTTGGCAATGGGCTTCGTCAAATGGCTCTCGACCCTAACAACAACCTTCAAAAGTTCCGTTTTGACCCTGGTAACAATTTCCATTGGCTGGTAATGCCTCATTATGGCCGCTATGTAGCGGTACACGACAGTTCGCAGGCAGACGGCGTGCCGGTGATCTTATGGCAGTGGGCGCCGACCCAGGAGAATATCCGTTTCCGCCTGGAACCGGCGGGTGGTGGCTATTACCGCATTAAGGCAGTCCATAGCGAGAAGTTTTTCGATGTATATCTGGCGAAAACCACTGATGATGCCGGAGTGGTACAGCATTCGTTAATGGCATCAGAAAATCAACTTTTTAAACCGGTACCTGTGATAGACCAGGCGGTGGGGGCTAATGCCACATCGTATGCCGAGGTTAATGAATTGATCCGGACGGGCGCATTGGGTCTGATCGGTTTGATTCCTGACGGCGGGGGCGCACTTAAATTTCTGGTGGGATTGTTCTGGACCGAACACAACAAACTGGCCGACCTCTGGGACCAGATGAAAAGCTACGTGGATGTCCGTGTACGCGAACTGCTCAAAGAGGCGCAGCTGAAACAGTTAAGGGAAATGCTGGCAGGACAGTTGAAGGTACTCAATGAAATTAAAAACTCCCCCGGTTTGAAAGGGACGAAACTCGAAGATGTGATTCTGAAGATAGTGGAAAAGGAGCCGCACTTTCTCGAGCAATCCAAAGAAGTATTGCCTTATATGGTAGGACTCGGCACGATCATGATCACATTGAGGCATATGATGGTAGCCAATTACAAAGACCTGTTTGGCAAAGACCCTGACCAGGAGACACTTGACTCCAATAAAGCCAAGCTAAGGAGTAGTATAAAGGAGTACTCAGATGCCGTAAATAAGAGTAAAGTGGAGCTACTGGAATGGCGGATGTCACATATCAAAGATCGGAACGATGACCAGCAGGCAGGTGTGGGATGGACATCTACCGTGCGGGATACCTATGATGGTTGGTCCATGGAATGGCATATATATGAAAATGGGAACGGTGATGAGGACTACAAGGTTCGCGCGCAAACGCTGTGCAACAGCGCAGAAACCAGATTAGGACTCAATATGAATGTGAATTGA
- a CDS encoding jacalin-like lectin has protein sequence MNEFLRAAKFWPYFDPASTTYRETVIKKEVGSFGGPYSHNPFTGVDGQPITKIIAHSNNASTLCGLEVFYDGRSSGLKGARGTNSSSIVLEEGEYITSVYGYLRNIIEGVWFTTQKGNTVGAGNRAPHYARHLFCADIADSFNPKLAKISGSYNGDTIEHLTFHWEYID, from the coding sequence TTGAACGAGTTTTTGCGCGCAGCCAAATTCTGGCCCTATTTCGATCCCGCATCAACCACATATAGAGAAACGGTCATCAAAAAAGAAGTCGGTTCCTTCGGCGGGCCGTATTCGCATAACCCTTTCACGGGTGTGGATGGACAACCCATCACAAAAATCATCGCCCATTCCAACAATGCAAGCACACTGTGCGGCCTCGAGGTGTTCTACGACGGCAGGTCGTCTGGCCTGAAAGGCGCCCGGGGTACCAATTCGAGCAGTATCGTGTTGGAGGAAGGCGAGTATATTACCAGTGTATACGGGTACCTTCGCAACATTATCGAGGGGGTATGGTTCACCACTCAAAAAGGGAATACAGTTGGTGCGGGCAACCGGGCACCGCACTACGCACGCCACTTGTTTTGCGCTGATATCGCCGACAGTTTCAACCCGAAGCTGGCAAAAATCTCCGGTTCATACAACGGCGATACGATCGAACACCTCACATTCCATTGGGAGTATATTGATTAG
- a CDS encoding RNA polymerase sigma factor has product MKLFKWRGYASLTQLVEGCQREERRAQNVFYERYKNSLKGVCVRYARTDAEADDILQESFIRIFKNIQNIKQPESVDRWVKSVVIRTAINYYHQTTKRELLHSSIENSENLIGIDESFRVIEQLDFELLLGVIKSLPDGYRTVINLYLIDGYTHAEIANILSIAEGTSKSQLQRGRTLLIKKLQESGIEYDEFAGRRS; this is encoded by the coding sequence ATGAAATTATTTAAATGGCGTGGATACGCTTCTCTTACCCAATTGGTCGAAGGATGTCAGCGGGAAGAGCGGCGGGCACAAAATGTTTTTTACGAACGATATAAAAACAGCCTCAAAGGGGTTTGTGTCAGATATGCCAGAACAGATGCTGAGGCCGACGATATTTTGCAGGAATCATTTATCCGGATTTTCAAAAATATTCAAAATATCAAACAGCCGGAGTCCGTCGATAGATGGGTTAAGTCGGTGGTCATCAGGACGGCTATTAACTATTATCATCAGACAACAAAAAGGGAACTACTGCATTCGTCTATCGAAAATTCAGAGAATTTAATTGGTATCGATGAATCATTCCGGGTCATTGAGCAGCTGGACTTCGAGCTTTTGCTGGGGGTTATCAAGAGCCTGCCGGATGGCTATCGCACCGTTATCAATTTGTATCTGATCGACGGATACACACACGCGGAAATTGCAAATATTTTGTCCATTGCAGAAGGGACGTCCAAATCACAGCTGCAACGCGGCCGCACCTTACTAATCAAGAAATTACAAGAATCAGGCATTGAATATGATGAATTCGCCGGAAGAAGAAGCTGA
- a CDS encoding fasciclin domain-containing protein has translation MKKVPHKQLLKTCLFAALVAFSLSACNDDDDDDAPIDPVVKTIPAVAAADPQFSTLVAALTKAELAGTLQGTGPYTVFAPNNAAFTKAGVTSLDGLSKDALTPILTSHVLNGTVKAADVKSGTAKTLNANNDIYLSKNADGVFINGKIKVVSTDVAADNGVIHVIDNVIMPPSKTLVQVAQGDTTFSELVSLVLAADPAVATSLGSAASGLTVFAPTNAAFREVYKTTPKAALIANKTLLTNVLLYHVIPSRVFSTDLPNVTGPVTTANTSGTLTFNLSGGAKVVGKSSGASNITATNILATNGVVHVIDKVLMT, from the coding sequence ATGAAAAAAGTACCTCACAAACAATTACTAAAAACCTGCTTGTTCGCCGCCCTTGTGGCCTTTTCGCTATCTGCCTGTAACGATGACGACGATGATGACGCTCCGATAGATCCTGTTGTCAAAACGATCCCTGCCGTCGCCGCGGCCGATCCGCAATTTTCTACGCTGGTAGCCGCGCTCACGAAGGCGGAGCTGGCGGGCACCCTGCAAGGCACCGGCCCGTATACCGTTTTTGCACCGAATAATGCGGCATTTACGAAGGCAGGCGTCACGAGTCTGGATGGTTTGTCCAAAGATGCGCTCACGCCGATTCTTACTTCGCACGTGCTCAACGGGACCGTGAAAGCCGCAGATGTGAAGAGCGGGACAGCGAAAACTTTAAATGCAAACAATGACATTTACCTGTCCAAAAATGCGGATGGTGTATTCATCAACGGGAAGATCAAAGTGGTGAGTACCGATGTGGCCGCGGACAATGGAGTGATTCATGTCATCGACAATGTGATCATGCCTCCAAGCAAAACGCTGGTGCAGGTGGCACAGGGCGATACAACTTTCTCCGAGCTCGTTTCCCTGGTGTTGGCAGCCGACCCGGCCGTGGCAACCTCCCTGGGTTCAGCCGCAAGCGGACTGACCGTTTTCGCGCCGACCAACGCAGCATTCCGGGAAGTATACAAAACAACTCCCAAAGCTGCCCTGATCGCCAACAAGACGCTGCTCACCAATGTTTTGCTATATCACGTGATCCCAAGCCGCGTATTTTCCACCGACCTGCCCAATGTAACCGGCCCGGTAACGACAGCGAATACCAGCGGGACATTGACATTTAATTTGTCCGGCGGTGCCAAAGTGGTAGGAAAATCGAGTGGTGCTTCTAACATTACAGCTACCAATATCCTTGCAACCAATGGTGTGGTGCATGTAATCGATAAAGTTTTAATGACTTAA
- a CDS encoding FAD/NAD(P)-binding protein: protein MHKNTEKIALIGAGPSCLYLLKHLLTLEKELVIEIFEKTGIVGAGMPYSPQGATNEHITNVSGNEIPPLVVPLARWLDEMAGRLPEQFAIDRDNFSQYHVVPRLLLGKYLTDQFKQLVEKAGSNGKTVKVHLNTEITDLTDCHEDGKVELTLHSGKKMAFDYAVVCSGHRWPKAGESSRKGYFLSPYPPAKLALKVNHAVAVKGSSLTAIDAIRTLARNNGTFEWEGDKLRFIVAEGSEKFKIMMHSRNGLLPAIRFHLRQSELSQDSLLTDAEIEDNKRENGGFLSLDFVFDHNFKRRFQKSDPALYKRIKDLNVESFVELVMSMREDKPPFKLFREEYEEAAESIDRRKSIFWKEMLAELSFTMNYPAKYLSAEDMLRLKNVLMPLVSIVIAFVPQSSCDELFALHDAGRLDIISVGQESRVEPLKEGGIRYHYTDEQGGKKHAKHYQTYVDCSGQPHLSMEDLPFPGLLRRKSVSQAVLRFKSKEEAEKLIKEGNKFIISNDNGDHFLKVSGITITDHFQIVNEYGIPNERIYIMAVPYIGGYNPDYSGLDFCEQASRCIVEKLGQVFDARHPPLHAEC, encoded by the coding sequence ATGCACAAAAACACGGAGAAAATTGCCCTCATAGGCGCCGGGCCGAGCTGCCTGTATTTGTTGAAACACCTGCTTACCCTGGAAAAGGAGCTGGTTATTGAAATTTTTGAAAAGACAGGCATCGTTGGGGCAGGCATGCCTTACAGCCCGCAAGGGGCTACGAACGAACACATTACCAATGTATCCGGCAACGAGATACCGCCGCTGGTAGTGCCGCTCGCCCGCTGGCTTGATGAAATGGCCGGCCGCTTGCCCGAACAGTTCGCCATCGACCGCGACAACTTTTCGCAATACCATGTGGTGCCGCGGTTGCTTTTGGGTAAATACCTGACAGATCAGTTTAAGCAGCTGGTAGAAAAGGCCGGTTCCAATGGCAAGACCGTTAAAGTACACCTCAACACGGAGATCACGGATCTAACCGACTGCCACGAGGATGGAAAGGTGGAGCTCACATTGCATTCGGGCAAGAAGATGGCCTTTGACTATGCCGTCGTTTGCTCGGGGCACCGCTGGCCGAAAGCTGGCGAAAGCAGCCGGAAAGGCTACTTTTTGTCGCCCTACCCGCCTGCCAAGCTCGCGCTAAAAGTAAACCACGCGGTAGCTGTCAAAGGCTCTTCGCTCACGGCCATTGATGCCATCCGCACGCTGGCGCGGAACAACGGCACCTTCGAATGGGAAGGTGACAAGCTGCGGTTCATCGTGGCGGAGGGAAGCGAAAAGTTCAAGATCATGATGCATTCCCGGAACGGACTGCTGCCAGCAATCCGGTTCCATTTGCGCCAGTCGGAACTTTCGCAGGATTCGCTGCTGACCGACGCCGAAATCGAGGATAACAAGCGCGAAAACGGCGGCTTCCTATCGCTCGACTTCGTTTTTGACCATAATTTCAAAAGGCGTTTTCAAAAAAGCGATCCGGCATTGTATAAGCGGATCAAGGATCTGAATGTTGAATCTTTTGTGGAGCTCGTGATGTCCATGCGCGAGGATAAGCCGCCTTTCAAATTGTTCCGTGAGGAATATGAAGAGGCGGCCGAGTCGATCGACCGGCGCAAGTCGATTTTCTGGAAAGAAATGCTGGCGGAGCTCAGCTTTACGATGAATTATCCTGCCAAATACCTTTCAGCAGAGGACATGCTCCGGCTGAAAAACGTGCTTATGCCGCTGGTTTCGATCGTGATCGCATTTGTGCCGCAGTCGTCCTGCGACGAGCTGTTTGCCCTTCACGATGCGGGCCGGCTGGACATCATTTCCGTTGGGCAGGAAAGCCGCGTGGAGCCGCTGAAAGAAGGCGGCATACGCTACCATTATACCGACGAACAGGGCGGCAAGAAGCATGCGAAACACTACCAAACCTATGTGGACTGTTCGGGACAGCCGCATTTATCGATGGAAGATCTGCCGTTTCCGGGGTTGCTCCGCAGGAAATCGGTGAGCCAGGCCGTACTGCGGTTCAAATCAAAAGAAGAGGCCGAAAAGCTGATTAAAGAGGGGAACAAGTTTATAATCAGCAACGATAACGGCGACCATTTTCTGAAAGTTTCGGGCATCACGATCACCGACCATTTCCAGATTGTGAACGAATACGGCATCCCTAACGAACGCATTTACATTATGGCCGTACCGTACATCGGCGGCTACAATCCCGATTATTCGGGCCTCGATTTCTGCGAACAGGCCTCGCGGTGCATCGTGGAGAAGCTGGGCCAGGTGTTCGACGCCCGCCACCCGCCGCTGCACGCGGAATGCTGA
- a CDS encoding MOSC domain-containing protein: MLTNPNDKTLQTAYLSQIWIYPVKSLAGTRVPVAHAGCSGLQHDRQWMVTDAGGHALTQRDIPGMAPLRASVTANGLEMASIHEMGDKVIVPFSTRMGPQMQVKVWNDRVYAHCPSQIANQWLSERLGQEVKLVAMHPDISTRTYDVPRHPSGALSFADDFPYHLIGQSSVDDLNARLDEEVTIQRFRANFVIAGLAPYGDDLLGTFTMGDAAFASISPCERCVMVNIEPGSAKKGRQPLKTLSTYRRQGNNITFGQNLIAIREGIVREMDQILMH; this comes from the coding sequence ATGCTGACCAACCCAAACGACAAGACCTTGCAAACAGCGTATTTGTCCCAAATATGGATTTACCCCGTAAAATCCCTGGCCGGAACCCGGGTGCCGGTGGCGCACGCGGGATGTTCGGGGTTGCAGCATGACCGGCAATGGATGGTAACCGACGCCGGGGGCCATGCCCTTACACAGCGCGACATTCCCGGCATGGCGCCGCTGCGCGCCTCAGTGACGGCGAACGGCTTGGAAATGGCATCCATCCATGAAATGGGCGACAAAGTCATCGTGCCGTTTTCAACCCGGATGGGGCCGCAAATGCAAGTGAAAGTCTGGAACGACCGTGTCTATGCGCATTGCCCGAGCCAGATCGCCAACCAATGGCTGAGCGAAAGGCTCGGCCAGGAAGTGAAACTCGTTGCCATGCATCCCGATATTTCAACCAGGACCTACGACGTACCCCGGCATCCGTCCGGCGCATTGAGCTTTGCCGACGACTTTCCCTACCACCTGATTGGTCAGTCGTCTGTTGACGACCTGAATGCACGGTTGGACGAAGAGGTCACGATACAACGCTTTCGTGCCAACTTCGTCATCGCCGGCCTGGCGCCTTACGGCGACGACCTGCTCGGTACATTCACAATGGGCGACGCCGCATTTGCATCCATTTCCCCCTGCGAGCGCTGCGTGATGGTGAACATCGAACCCGGTTCCGCTAAAAAAGGCCGCCAGCCATTAAAAACGCTTTCAACCTATCGCCGGCAGGGTAATAACATTACTTTCGGACAAAACCTGATCGCGATCCGCGAAGGGATCGTCCGCGAAATGGATCAGATTTTAATGCATTGA
- a CDS encoding TonB-dependent receptor domain-containing protein: MNYHYFRYEKGDPGLSPEKSYQLDLGLGLEEDLTVQISPFFNYFPNYIYLNPTSGHDYFYGAGNQVFNYAQSRVMRYGSELQAEYHFLKYWRAGVAGEYLYSKQLSGLKRGYGLPFAPPASALASLTYEPSWNGLVSGAYFTIDCRFAASQNRIVPPERPTPVQANISFVKGDGKLYLLLIKKSANYNPRTIEEVDLNKAIVYDVHEHKNEQSIFDFGNAEFDMETFTVIRAIPDLIIGSEKDNNAPGKNVINGAKAWESGEFNMVVIYQNTTHNKTIHKSIPFTIDYN; encoded by the coding sequence GTGAACTACCACTATTTCAGGTATGAAAAGGGCGACCCCGGATTGTCACCGGAAAAGTCCTACCAGCTGGATCTGGGTTTGGGCTTAGAGGAGGACCTAACGGTGCAGATCAGTCCGTTTTTTAATTATTTCCCCAACTACATTTACCTAAACCCAACTTCGGGCCACGACTATTTTTATGGAGCTGGAAACCAGGTTTTTAACTACGCGCAGAGCCGCGTGATGCGCTACGGCTCGGAGCTGCAAGCCGAATATCATTTCCTTAAATATTGGCGGGCAGGCGTCGCTGGCGAATACCTGTACAGCAAACAGCTCTCCGGCCTGAAACGTGGTTACGGGTTACCTTTCGCGCCGCCGGCTTCTGCACTGGCCAGTCTGACTTACGAACCTTCCTGGAATGGACTGGTCAGCGGGGCTTATTTCACGATCGACTGTCGTTTTGCCGCCAGCCAAAACCGCATTGTGCCGCCCGAACGGCCTACGCCAGTGCAAGCCAATATTTCTTTTGTGAAAGGCGATGGCAAATTGTATCTGCTGCTCATTAAAAAGTCGGCAAACTACAATCCCCGGACCATTGAAGAAGTGGATTTAAATAAAGCGATTGTGTATGATGTCCATGAACATAAAAATGAGCAAAGCATTTTTGATTTTGGCAATGCGGAATTCGATATGGAAACATTTACGGTAATCCGGGCAATTCCCGACCTGATTATAGGCTCCGAAAAGGATAACAATGCACCGGGCAAAAATGTGATCAACGGAGCGAAAGCCTGGGAAAGCGGAGAATTCAATATGGTTGTGATTTACCAGAATACAACCCACAATAAGACCATCCATAAGTCAATTCCATTTACGATTGATTATAACTAA